A window from Pan paniscus chromosome 14, NHGRI_mPanPan1-v2.0_pri, whole genome shotgun sequence encodes these proteins:
- the SUPT20H gene encoding transcription factor SPT20 homolog isoform X11: protein MQQALELALDRAEYVIESARQRPPKRKYLSSGRKSVFQKLYDLYIEECEKEPEVKQKLRRNVNLLEKLVMQETLSCLVVNLYPGNEGYSLMLRGKNGSDSETIRLPYEEGELLEYLDAEELPPILVDLLEKSQVNIFHCGCVIAEIRDYRQSSNMKSPGYQSRHILLRPTMQTLICDVHSITSDNHKWTQEDKLLLESQLILATAEPLCLDPSIAVTCTANRLLYNKQKMNTRPMKRCFKRYSRSSLNRQQDLSHCPPPPQLRLLDFLQKRKERKAGQHYDLKISKAGNCVDMWKRSPCNLAIPSEVDVEKYAKVEKSIKSDDSQPTVWPAHDVKDDYVFECEAGTQYQKTKLTILQSLGDPLYYGKIQPCKADEESDSQMSPSHSSTDDHSNWFIIGSKTDAERVVNQYQELVQNEAKCPVKMSHSSSGSASLSQVSPGKETDQTETVSVQSSVLGKGVKHRPPPIKLPSSSGNSSSGNYFTPQQTSSFLKSPTPPPSSKPSSIPRKSSVDLNQVSMLSPAALSPASSSQRSGTPKPSTPTPTPSSAPHPPDAQSSTPSTPSATPTPQDSGFTPQPTLLTQFAQQQRSLSQAMPVTTIPLSTMVTSITPGTTATQVMANSAGLNFINVVGSVCGAQALMSGSNPMLGCNTGAITPAGINLSGLLPSGGLLPNALPSAMQAASQAGVPFGLKNTSSLRPLNLLQQQQQQLSQFTPQQPQQPTTCSPQQPGEQGSEQGSTSQEQALSAQQAAVINLTGVGSFMQSQAAAVAILAASNGYGSSSSTNSSATSSSAYRQPVKK from the exons ATG CAACAAGCTTTAGAACTAGCTTTGGATCGTGCAGAG tatgtCATTGAAAGTGCCCGACAGAGACCTCCTAAAAGGAAATACCTATCAAGTGGAAG aaaatctgTATTTCAAAAACTTTATGACTTGTATATTGAAGAATGTGAAAAAGAACCTGAAGTTAAG cagaaattaagaagaaatgtgAACTTGTTAGAGAAGCTTGTTATGCAAGAGACTTTGTCATGTTTAGTGGTCAATCTATACCCAGGAAATGAGGGATATTCTCTGATGCTCAGGGGAAAAAACGGATCAG ATTCCGAGACCATTCGACTGCCCTATGAAgaaggagagttgcttgaatatTTGGATGCAGAAGAATTACCTCCTATTTTGGTTGATCTCCTAGAAAAATCTCAG GTTAATATTTTTCATTGCGGATGTGTCATAGCAGAAATACGTGACTACAGGCAGTCCAGTAACATGAAATCTCCTGGTTACCAAAGTCGGCACATTCTCTTACGTCCAACAATGCAG acTTTAATTTGTGATGTACATTCAATAACAAGTGATAACCACAAATGGACCCAg GAAGACAAACTTTTGCTTGAGAGCCAGCTCATCCTAGCTACAGCTGAACCACTCTGTCTTGATCCTTCTATAGCAGTCACCTGCACTGCAAACAGACTGCTCTATAACAAGCAAAAGATGAACACTCGCCCAATGAAACG GTGTTTCAAGAGGTATTCCAGATCCTCTCTGAATCGGCAGCAAGATCTATCTCATTGTCCACCTCCTCCTCAGCTGAGGTTACTTGATTTcttacaaaaaagaaaggaaagaaaagcaggtCAGCATTATGACCTCAAAATTTCTAAGGCAGgaaat tgtgTAGATATGTGGAAACGGAGTCCCTGTAATTTGGCCATACCTTCTGAAGTAGAT GTGGAGAAATATGCTAAAGTGGAAAAGTCTATCAAATCTGATGACTCACAGCCAACAGTCTGGCCAGCCCAT GATGTAAAAGATGATTATGTATTTGAATGTGAAGCTGGTACTCAGTATCAGAAAACAAAGCTGACCATCTTGCAGTCGCTTGGAGATCCACTTTACTATGGTAAAATACAGCCATGTAAAGCAGATGAAGAAAGTGACAGCCAGATGTCTCCATCACA cTCGTCCACAGATGATCATTCAAattg GTTCATTATTGGATCAAAGACCGATGCTGAGAG GGTAGTCAATCAGTACCAGGAATTAGTCCAGAATGAAGCCAAATGTCCGGTCAAGATGTCACACAGCTCCAGTGGCTCAGCCAGTCTGAGTCAGGTCTCTCCAGGGAAAGAAACAGAT CAAACTGAAACCGTGTCAGTTCAGTCTTCGGTATTGGGGAAGGGTGTAAAACATCGACCCCCACCAATCAAACTTCCCTCAAGCTCAGGAAATAGTTCCTCAG GTAACTATTTTACACCACAACAGACAAGCAGCTTTCTCAAATCTccaactcctcctccttcttctaagCCATCAAGTATTCCTCGGAAATCATCTGTGGATCTCAATCAAGTTAGCATGCTTTCTCCAGCTGCCCTATCACCTGCCAGCTCATCACAAA GATCTGGAACTCCTAAGCCATCTACTCCTACACCAACCCCTTCATCGGCCCCACACCCTCCTGATGCTCAGAGCTCAACTCCTAGTACCCCTTCAGCCACCCCTACTCCCCAAGATTCAGGCTTCACCCCTCAGCCCACTTTGTTAACTCAGTTTGCTCAGCAGCAAAGGTCTCTGAGCCAGGCAATGCCTGTAACAACCATTCCTCTTTCCACCATGGTAACATCTATAACTCCAGGAACCACGGCCACCCAGGTCATGGCAAACTCTGCTGGACTTAACTTCATCAATGTAGTGGGCTCTGTTTG TGGGGCCCAGGCTTTGATGAGTGGTTCAAACCCCATGCTGGGCTGTAACACTGGTGCCATAACTCCTGCAGGAATAAACCTGAGCGGCCTTCTACCCTCAGGAGGTCTGCTACCAAATGCACTGCCCAGTGCAATGCAGGCAGCTTCTCAAGCAG GTGTTccatttggtttaaaaaatacttcaagtCTCAGGCCCTTAAATCTACTCCAG cagcagcaacagcagctctCCCAGTTTACACCACAACAACCTCAGCAGCCCACAACTTGTAGTCCTCAACAGCCAGGGGAGCAG gGTTCTGAGCAAGGTTCAACCAGTCAAGAACAGGCCTTATCTGCTCAGCAAGCTGCTGTTATTAACCTTACTGGAGTAGGAAGTTTTATGCAGTCACAGGCAGCTG CAGTTGCGATTCTTGCAGCATCAAATGGctatggcagcagcagcagcacaaaCAGCTCAGCTACATCATCATCGGCATACAGGCAGCCAgtcaaaaagtaa
- the SUPT20H gene encoding transcription factor SPT20 homolog isoform X27, with amino-acid sequence MQQALELALDRAEYVIESARQRPPKRKYLSSGRKSVFQKLYDLYIEECEKEPEVKKLRRNVNLLEKLVMQETLSCLVVNLYPGNEGYSLMLRGKNGSDSETIRLPYEEGELLEYLDAEELPPILVDLLEKSQVNIFHCGCVIAEIRDYRQSSNMKSPGYQSRHILLRPTMQTLICDVHSITSDNHKWTQEDKLLLESQLILATAEPLCLDPSIAVTCTANRLLYNKQKMNTRPMKRCFKRYSRSSLNRQQDLSHCPPPPQLRLLDFLQKRKERKAGQHYDLKISKAGNCVDMWKRSPCNLAIPSEVDVEKYAKVEKSIKSDDSQPTVWPAHDVKDDYVFECEAGTQYQKTKLTILQSLGDPLYYGKIQPCKADEESDSQMSPSHSSTDDHSNWFIIGSKTDAERVVNQYQELVQNEAKCPVKMSHSSSGSASLSQVSPGKETDQTETVSVQSSVLGKGVKHRPPPIKLPSSSGNSSSGNYFTPQQTSSFLKSPTPPPSSKPSSIPRKSSVDLNQVSMLSPAALSPASSSQRTTATQVMANSAGLNFINVVGSVCGAQALMSGSNPMLGCNTGAITPAGINLSGLLPSGGLLPNALPSAMQAASQAGVPFGLKNTSSLRPLNLLQLPGGSLIFNTLQQQQQQLSQFTPQQPQQPTTCSPQQPGEQGSEQGSTSQEQALSAQQAAVINLTGVGSFMQSQAAAVAILAASNGYGSSSSTNSSATSSSAYRQPVKK; translated from the exons ATG CAACAAGCTTTAGAACTAGCTTTGGATCGTGCAGAG tatgtCATTGAAAGTGCCCGACAGAGACCTCCTAAAAGGAAATACCTATCAAGTGGAAG aaaatctgTATTTCAAAAACTTTATGACTTGTATATTGAAGAATGTGAAAAAGAACCTGAAGTTAAG aaattaagaagaaatgtgAACTTGTTAGAGAAGCTTGTTATGCAAGAGACTTTGTCATGTTTAGTGGTCAATCTATACCCAGGAAATGAGGGATATTCTCTGATGCTCAGGGGAAAAAACGGATCAG ATTCCGAGACCATTCGACTGCCCTATGAAgaaggagagttgcttgaatatTTGGATGCAGAAGAATTACCTCCTATTTTGGTTGATCTCCTAGAAAAATCTCAG GTTAATATTTTTCATTGCGGATGTGTCATAGCAGAAATACGTGACTACAGGCAGTCCAGTAACATGAAATCTCCTGGTTACCAAAGTCGGCACATTCTCTTACGTCCAACAATGCAG acTTTAATTTGTGATGTACATTCAATAACAAGTGATAACCACAAATGGACCCAg GAAGACAAACTTTTGCTTGAGAGCCAGCTCATCCTAGCTACAGCTGAACCACTCTGTCTTGATCCTTCTATAGCAGTCACCTGCACTGCAAACAGACTGCTCTATAACAAGCAAAAGATGAACACTCGCCCAATGAAACG GTGTTTCAAGAGGTATTCCAGATCCTCTCTGAATCGGCAGCAAGATCTATCTCATTGTCCACCTCCTCCTCAGCTGAGGTTACTTGATTTcttacaaaaaagaaaggaaagaaaagcaggtCAGCATTATGACCTCAAAATTTCTAAGGCAGgaaat tgtgTAGATATGTGGAAACGGAGTCCCTGTAATTTGGCCATACCTTCTGAAGTAGAT GTGGAGAAATATGCTAAAGTGGAAAAGTCTATCAAATCTGATGACTCACAGCCAACAGTCTGGCCAGCCCAT GATGTAAAAGATGATTATGTATTTGAATGTGAAGCTGGTACTCAGTATCAGAAAACAAAGCTGACCATCTTGCAGTCGCTTGGAGATCCACTTTACTATGGTAAAATACAGCCATGTAAAGCAGATGAAGAAAGTGACAGCCAGATGTCTCCATCACA cTCGTCCACAGATGATCATTCAAattg GTTCATTATTGGATCAAAGACCGATGCTGAGAG GGTAGTCAATCAGTACCAGGAATTAGTCCAGAATGAAGCCAAATGTCCGGTCAAGATGTCACACAGCTCCAGTGGCTCAGCCAGTCTGAGTCAGGTCTCTCCAGGGAAAGAAACAGAT CAAACTGAAACCGTGTCAGTTCAGTCTTCGGTATTGGGGAAGGGTGTAAAACATCGACCCCCACCAATCAAACTTCCCTCAAGCTCAGGAAATAGTTCCTCAG GTAACTATTTTACACCACAACAGACAAGCAGCTTTCTCAAATCTccaactcctcctccttcttctaagCCATCAAGTATTCCTCGGAAATCATCTGTGGATCTCAATCAAGTTAGCATGCTTTCTCCAGCTGCCCTATCACCTGCCAGCTCATCACAAA GAACCACGGCCACCCAGGTCATGGCAAACTCTGCTGGACTTAACTTCATCAATGTAGTGGGCTCTGTTTG TGGGGCCCAGGCTTTGATGAGTGGTTCAAACCCCATGCTGGGCTGTAACACTGGTGCCATAACTCCTGCAGGAATAAACCTGAGCGGCCTTCTACCCTCAGGAGGTCTGCTACCAAATGCACTGCCCAGTGCAATGCAGGCAGCTTCTCAAGCAG GTGTTccatttggtttaaaaaatacttcaagtCTCAGGCCCTTAAATCTACTCCAG CTTCCAGGTGGTTCACTTATTTTTAACACtctgcagcagcagcaacagcagctctCCCAGTTTACACCACAACAACCTCAGCAGCCCACAACTTGTAGTCCTCAACAGCCAGGGGAGCAG gGTTCTGAGCAAGGTTCAACCAGTCAAGAACAGGCCTTATCTGCTCAGCAAGCTGCTGTTATTAACCTTACTGGAGTAGGAAGTTTTATGCAGTCACAGGCAGCTG CAGTTGCGATTCTTGCAGCATCAAATGGctatggcagcagcagcagcacaaaCAGCTCAGCTACATCATCATCGGCATACAGGCAGCCAgtcaaaaagtaa
- the SUPT20H gene encoding transcription factor SPT20 homolog isoform X31, which translates to MQQALELALDRAEYVIESARQRPPKRKYLSSGRKSVFQKLYDLYIEECEKEPEVKKLRRNVNLLEKLVMQETLSCLVVNLYPGNEGYSLMLRGKNGSDSETIRLPYEEGELLEYLDAEELPPILVDLLEKSQVNIFHCGCVIAEIRDYRQSSNMKSPGYQSRHILLRPTMQTLICDVHSITSDNHKWTQEDKLLLESQLILATAEPLCLDPSIAVTCTANRLLYNKQKMNTRPMKRCFKRYSRSSLNRQQDLSHCPPPPQLRLLDFLQKRKERKAGQHYDLKISKAGNCVDMWKRSPCNLAIPSEVDVEKYAKVEKSIKSDDSQPTVWPAHDVKDDYVFECEAGTQYQKTKLTILQSLGDPLYYGKIQPCKADEESDSQMSPSHSSTDDHSNWFIIGSKTDAERVVNQYQELVQNEAKCPVKMSHSSSGSASLSQVSPGKETDQTETVSVQSSVLGKGVKHRPPPIKLPSSSGNSSSGNYFTPQQTSSFLKSPTPPPSSKPSSIPRKSSVDLNQVSMLSPAALSPASSSQRTTATQVMANSAGLNFINVVGSVCGAQALMSGSNPMLGCNTGAITPAGINLSGLLPSGGLLPNALPSAMQAASQAGVPFGLKNTSSLRPLNLLQQQQQQLSQFTPQQPQQPTTCSPQQPGEQGSEQGSTSQEQALSAQQAAVINLTGVGSFMQSQAAAVAILAASNGYGSSSSTNSSATSSSAYRQPVKK; encoded by the exons ATG CAACAAGCTTTAGAACTAGCTTTGGATCGTGCAGAG tatgtCATTGAAAGTGCCCGACAGAGACCTCCTAAAAGGAAATACCTATCAAGTGGAAG aaaatctgTATTTCAAAAACTTTATGACTTGTATATTGAAGAATGTGAAAAAGAACCTGAAGTTAAG aaattaagaagaaatgtgAACTTGTTAGAGAAGCTTGTTATGCAAGAGACTTTGTCATGTTTAGTGGTCAATCTATACCCAGGAAATGAGGGATATTCTCTGATGCTCAGGGGAAAAAACGGATCAG ATTCCGAGACCATTCGACTGCCCTATGAAgaaggagagttgcttgaatatTTGGATGCAGAAGAATTACCTCCTATTTTGGTTGATCTCCTAGAAAAATCTCAG GTTAATATTTTTCATTGCGGATGTGTCATAGCAGAAATACGTGACTACAGGCAGTCCAGTAACATGAAATCTCCTGGTTACCAAAGTCGGCACATTCTCTTACGTCCAACAATGCAG acTTTAATTTGTGATGTACATTCAATAACAAGTGATAACCACAAATGGACCCAg GAAGACAAACTTTTGCTTGAGAGCCAGCTCATCCTAGCTACAGCTGAACCACTCTGTCTTGATCCTTCTATAGCAGTCACCTGCACTGCAAACAGACTGCTCTATAACAAGCAAAAGATGAACACTCGCCCAATGAAACG GTGTTTCAAGAGGTATTCCAGATCCTCTCTGAATCGGCAGCAAGATCTATCTCATTGTCCACCTCCTCCTCAGCTGAGGTTACTTGATTTcttacaaaaaagaaaggaaagaaaagcaggtCAGCATTATGACCTCAAAATTTCTAAGGCAGgaaat tgtgTAGATATGTGGAAACGGAGTCCCTGTAATTTGGCCATACCTTCTGAAGTAGAT GTGGAGAAATATGCTAAAGTGGAAAAGTCTATCAAATCTGATGACTCACAGCCAACAGTCTGGCCAGCCCAT GATGTAAAAGATGATTATGTATTTGAATGTGAAGCTGGTACTCAGTATCAGAAAACAAAGCTGACCATCTTGCAGTCGCTTGGAGATCCACTTTACTATGGTAAAATACAGCCATGTAAAGCAGATGAAGAAAGTGACAGCCAGATGTCTCCATCACA cTCGTCCACAGATGATCATTCAAattg GTTCATTATTGGATCAAAGACCGATGCTGAGAG GGTAGTCAATCAGTACCAGGAATTAGTCCAGAATGAAGCCAAATGTCCGGTCAAGATGTCACACAGCTCCAGTGGCTCAGCCAGTCTGAGTCAGGTCTCTCCAGGGAAAGAAACAGAT CAAACTGAAACCGTGTCAGTTCAGTCTTCGGTATTGGGGAAGGGTGTAAAACATCGACCCCCACCAATCAAACTTCCCTCAAGCTCAGGAAATAGTTCCTCAG GTAACTATTTTACACCACAACAGACAAGCAGCTTTCTCAAATCTccaactcctcctccttcttctaagCCATCAAGTATTCCTCGGAAATCATCTGTGGATCTCAATCAAGTTAGCATGCTTTCTCCAGCTGCCCTATCACCTGCCAGCTCATCACAAA GAACCACGGCCACCCAGGTCATGGCAAACTCTGCTGGACTTAACTTCATCAATGTAGTGGGCTCTGTTTG TGGGGCCCAGGCTTTGATGAGTGGTTCAAACCCCATGCTGGGCTGTAACACTGGTGCCATAACTCCTGCAGGAATAAACCTGAGCGGCCTTCTACCCTCAGGAGGTCTGCTACCAAATGCACTGCCCAGTGCAATGCAGGCAGCTTCTCAAGCAG GTGTTccatttggtttaaaaaatacttcaagtCTCAGGCCCTTAAATCTACTCCAG cagcagcaacagcagctctCCCAGTTTACACCACAACAACCTCAGCAGCCCACAACTTGTAGTCCTCAACAGCCAGGGGAGCAG gGTTCTGAGCAAGGTTCAACCAGTCAAGAACAGGCCTTATCTGCTCAGCAAGCTGCTGTTATTAACCTTACTGGAGTAGGAAGTTTTATGCAGTCACAGGCAGCTG CAGTTGCGATTCTTGCAGCATCAAATGGctatggcagcagcagcagcacaaaCAGCTCAGCTACATCATCATCGGCATACAGGCAGCCAgtcaaaaagtaa
- the SUPT20H gene encoding transcription factor SPT20 homolog isoform X35, with the protein MQQALELALDRAEYVIESARQRPPKRKYLSSGRKSVFQKLYDLYIEECEKEPEVKKLRRNVNLLEKLVMQETLSCLVVNLYPGNEGYSLMLRGKNGSDSETIRLPYEEGELLEYLDAEELPPILVDLLEKSQVNIFHCGCVIAEIRDYRQSSNMKSPGYQSRHILLRPTMQTLICDVHSITSDNHKWTQEDKLLLESQLILATAEPLCLDPSIAVTCTANRLLYNKQKMNTRPMKRCFKRYSRSSLNRQQDLSHCPPPPQLRLLDFLQKRKERKAGQHYDLKISKAGNCVDMWKRSPCNLAIPSEVDVEKYAKVEKSIKSDDSQPTVWPAHDVKDDYVFECEAGTQYQKTKLTILQSLGDPLYYGKIQPCKADEESDSQMSPSHSSTDDHSNWFIIGSKTDAERVVNQYQELVQNEAKCPVKMSHSSSGSASLSQVSPGKETDQTETVSVQSSVLGKGVKHRPPPIKLPSSSGNSSSGNYFTPQQTSSFLKSPTPPPSSKPSSIPRKSSVDLNQVSMLSPAALSPASSSQRTTATQVMANSAGLNFINVVGSVCGAQALMSGSNPMLGCNTGAITPAGINLSGLLPSGGLLPNALPSAMQAASQAGVPFGLKNTSSLRPLNLLQGSEQGSTSQEQALSAQQAAVINLTGVGSFMQSQAAAVAILAASNGYGSSSSTNSSATSSSAYRQPVKK; encoded by the exons ATG CAACAAGCTTTAGAACTAGCTTTGGATCGTGCAGAG tatgtCATTGAAAGTGCCCGACAGAGACCTCCTAAAAGGAAATACCTATCAAGTGGAAG aaaatctgTATTTCAAAAACTTTATGACTTGTATATTGAAGAATGTGAAAAAGAACCTGAAGTTAAG aaattaagaagaaatgtgAACTTGTTAGAGAAGCTTGTTATGCAAGAGACTTTGTCATGTTTAGTGGTCAATCTATACCCAGGAAATGAGGGATATTCTCTGATGCTCAGGGGAAAAAACGGATCAG ATTCCGAGACCATTCGACTGCCCTATGAAgaaggagagttgcttgaatatTTGGATGCAGAAGAATTACCTCCTATTTTGGTTGATCTCCTAGAAAAATCTCAG GTTAATATTTTTCATTGCGGATGTGTCATAGCAGAAATACGTGACTACAGGCAGTCCAGTAACATGAAATCTCCTGGTTACCAAAGTCGGCACATTCTCTTACGTCCAACAATGCAG acTTTAATTTGTGATGTACATTCAATAACAAGTGATAACCACAAATGGACCCAg GAAGACAAACTTTTGCTTGAGAGCCAGCTCATCCTAGCTACAGCTGAACCACTCTGTCTTGATCCTTCTATAGCAGTCACCTGCACTGCAAACAGACTGCTCTATAACAAGCAAAAGATGAACACTCGCCCAATGAAACG GTGTTTCAAGAGGTATTCCAGATCCTCTCTGAATCGGCAGCAAGATCTATCTCATTGTCCACCTCCTCCTCAGCTGAGGTTACTTGATTTcttacaaaaaagaaaggaaagaaaagcaggtCAGCATTATGACCTCAAAATTTCTAAGGCAGgaaat tgtgTAGATATGTGGAAACGGAGTCCCTGTAATTTGGCCATACCTTCTGAAGTAGAT GTGGAGAAATATGCTAAAGTGGAAAAGTCTATCAAATCTGATGACTCACAGCCAACAGTCTGGCCAGCCCAT GATGTAAAAGATGATTATGTATTTGAATGTGAAGCTGGTACTCAGTATCAGAAAACAAAGCTGACCATCTTGCAGTCGCTTGGAGATCCACTTTACTATGGTAAAATACAGCCATGTAAAGCAGATGAAGAAAGTGACAGCCAGATGTCTCCATCACA cTCGTCCACAGATGATCATTCAAattg GTTCATTATTGGATCAAAGACCGATGCTGAGAG GGTAGTCAATCAGTACCAGGAATTAGTCCAGAATGAAGCCAAATGTCCGGTCAAGATGTCACACAGCTCCAGTGGCTCAGCCAGTCTGAGTCAGGTCTCTCCAGGGAAAGAAACAGAT CAAACTGAAACCGTGTCAGTTCAGTCTTCGGTATTGGGGAAGGGTGTAAAACATCGACCCCCACCAATCAAACTTCCCTCAAGCTCAGGAAATAGTTCCTCAG GTAACTATTTTACACCACAACAGACAAGCAGCTTTCTCAAATCTccaactcctcctccttcttctaagCCATCAAGTATTCCTCGGAAATCATCTGTGGATCTCAATCAAGTTAGCATGCTTTCTCCAGCTGCCCTATCACCTGCCAGCTCATCACAAA GAACCACGGCCACCCAGGTCATGGCAAACTCTGCTGGACTTAACTTCATCAATGTAGTGGGCTCTGTTTG TGGGGCCCAGGCTTTGATGAGTGGTTCAAACCCCATGCTGGGCTGTAACACTGGTGCCATAACTCCTGCAGGAATAAACCTGAGCGGCCTTCTACCCTCAGGAGGTCTGCTACCAAATGCACTGCCCAGTGCAATGCAGGCAGCTTCTCAAGCAG GTGTTccatttggtttaaaaaatacttcaagtCTCAGGCCCTTAAATCTACTCCAG gGTTCTGAGCAAGGTTCAACCAGTCAAGAACAGGCCTTATCTGCTCAGCAAGCTGCTGTTATTAACCTTACTGGAGTAGGAAGTTTTATGCAGTCACAGGCAGCTG CAGTTGCGATTCTTGCAGCATCAAATGGctatggcagcagcagcagcacaaaCAGCTCAGCTACATCATCATCGGCATACAGGCAGCCAgtcaaaaagtaa